In Microbacterium sp. AB, a single genomic region encodes these proteins:
- a CDS encoding phage major capsid protein — protein MPTYAPPAPSLDGSKITVEYLLNQPTIVQRLVRDIAAQRLIGGHLLTGRIDMTGSGAAVYEVDNPIMVDEEPEVRDELAEYKLIDDSEAEPSIAQALSRGFASRISDQNISRNRLDVFGRKLRRMSNRAVFQFDSVIMSAIGSAVTQTQAAAGAWNTTGADQFLDLLLAGAVIDELNEGYEANTVVARPAKWARLVGSLAKTFAGAIGTPDIIANGNVLQVAGLTLLKSTHLPANTEVLVLDSTALGSIGFEAVGGGYLGDPSDPLGIETKQFRLEDRDGWQIQVRKNGVPIVQEPRAAVKVTGV, from the coding sequence ATGCCCACCTACGCACCCCCTGCGCCGTCTCTCGACGGCAGCAAGATCACCGTCGAGTACCTGCTGAACCAGCCCACGATTGTGCAGCGCCTCGTGCGCGACATCGCGGCTCAGCGGCTCATCGGCGGCCACCTGCTCACCGGTCGTATCGACATGACCGGATCGGGCGCCGCGGTCTACGAGGTCGACAACCCGATCATGGTCGACGAGGAGCCCGAGGTCCGCGACGAGCTCGCGGAGTACAAGCTCATCGACGACAGCGAGGCGGAGCCTTCGATCGCACAGGCCCTCTCTCGCGGGTTCGCGTCCCGCATATCGGACCAGAACATCTCCCGCAACCGGCTCGACGTGTTCGGGCGGAAGCTGCGCCGCATGTCGAACCGGGCTGTGTTCCAGTTCGACTCGGTGATCATGTCCGCCATCGGCTCCGCCGTGACGCAGACGCAGGCCGCTGCCGGTGCCTGGAACACGACGGGCGCCGACCAGTTCCTCGACCTGCTCCTCGCGGGCGCCGTGATCGACGAGCTCAACGAGGGCTACGAGGCGAACACCGTCGTCGCACGCCCGGCGAAGTGGGCGCGCCTGGTGGGCTCGCTCGCGAAGACGTTCGCCGGTGCGATCGGCACCCCGGACATCATCGCGAACGGGAACGTCCTGCAGGTCGCCGGCCTCACGCTGCTCAAGTCGACGCACCTGCCCGCGAACACCGAGGTGCTCGTGCTGGACAGCACCGCGCTCGGGTCGATCGGTTTCGAGGCCGTCGGCGGCGGGTACCTCGGTGATCCGTCCGACCCGCTCGGCATCGAGACGAAGCAGTTCCGTCTCGAGGACCGCGACGGCTGGCAGATCCAGGTGCGCAAGAACGGCGTGCCGATCGTCCAGGAGCCGCGGGCTGCAGTGAAGGTGACGGGCGTCTGA
- a CDS encoding capsid cement protein, translating to MSTGYLPKFNPGAAFTVLATTDITAGRLVTAAGAQSPADSPSVVGVSARTVVTGEHVTVYGGGVQELVAAEPIAIEDLVKAAADGEIAVYTPGTDAPETLLGVALAVGAVGATVPTKFLR from the coding sequence GTGTCCACCGGATACCTGCCCAAGTTCAACCCCGGCGCGGCGTTCACCGTCCTCGCCACCACCGACATCACCGCCGGCCGCCTCGTCACCGCCGCCGGCGCACAGTCGCCCGCCGACTCGCCCAGCGTCGTCGGCGTCTCCGCCCGCACGGTCGTCACCGGAGAGCACGTCACCGTCTACGGCGGCGGCGTCCAGGAGCTCGTCGCCGCCGAGCCCATCGCCATCGAAGACCTCGTCAAGGCAGCCGCCGACGGCGAGATCGCCGTCTACACCCCCGGCACCGACGCCCCCGAGACCCTCCTCGGTGTCGCGCTCGCTGTGGGTGCTGTCGGCGCCACCGTCCCCACCAAGTTCCTGCGCTGA
- a CDS encoding head maturation protease, ClpP-related: MSVRVQTFGYSFRDAPDTDVVADVRDIPGIVVNGHEDSNGLDPDVQDSVMGSTRAQEWRDELVAEATERDGDASLAIGCSQGRHRSVALAEVVAAALREDGHVVTTDHLDIDASPADTAAHRPGGRMGKHENRYWGDRTPPKTKAEFFNAVTTPVTGEAGVEVATIRMYGPIDSYGGWWGISTSDIGEVLDQLPDSVETIILRLNSPGGEVSEAVAILNMLRAHKASIVAVVDGLAASAASVIAVGCDETVMSPGTQMMIHSPWSFAMGNATDLRKVASTLDSFEATIVEIYAGKAGEKDWAALLAEETWLPAKDAVELGLADRVAVIPDAGETATVGDDIDDDEDLVEDVAHLRVAATLTPAASAPGDPHTGKETAVAFSTDQLNTMRASLGLADDADETAILAAVAARRAPAVPEGVEMIDATALDELRAQARAGVEAREQQITEQRERLVDGAIAKGKFAAARRDHFLALHKADPEGTTAIINSLAENTIPVAELGFDADGETVKASEDVAYAAAASRLGITIGA; this comes from the coding sequence ATGAGCGTCCGAGTGCAGACGTTCGGGTATTCGTTCCGCGACGCCCCCGACACCGATGTCGTCGCCGACGTGCGCGACATCCCCGGCATCGTCGTCAACGGACACGAGGACTCCAACGGACTCGACCCCGACGTGCAGGACTCCGTCATGGGCTCCACACGCGCACAGGAATGGCGCGACGAGCTCGTCGCGGAGGCCACCGAACGCGATGGCGACGCATCGCTCGCCATCGGCTGCTCCCAGGGCAGGCACCGATCGGTCGCACTCGCCGAAGTCGTCGCCGCCGCACTCCGCGAGGACGGACACGTCGTCACGACGGACCACCTCGACATCGACGCTTCGCCGGCCGACACGGCCGCTCACCGCCCCGGAGGACGCATGGGAAAGCACGAGAACCGCTATTGGGGGGACCGCACTCCGCCCAAGACCAAGGCCGAGTTCTTCAACGCCGTCACCACGCCCGTCACGGGCGAGGCGGGCGTGGAGGTCGCGACGATCCGCATGTACGGACCGATCGACTCCTACGGCGGATGGTGGGGCATCTCCACGAGCGACATCGGGGAGGTGCTTGACCAGCTGCCCGACAGCGTCGAGACGATCATCCTCCGCCTCAACTCGCCCGGCGGTGAGGTCTCCGAGGCCGTCGCGATCCTCAACATGCTCCGCGCCCACAAGGCCAGCATCGTCGCGGTCGTCGACGGCCTCGCCGCGTCGGCCGCCAGCGTCATCGCGGTCGGCTGCGACGAGACGGTCATGTCGCCCGGCACGCAGATGATGATCCACTCGCCATGGTCGTTCGCGATGGGCAACGCCACCGACCTCCGCAAGGTCGCCTCCACGCTCGACAGCTTCGAGGCCACCATCGTCGAGATCTATGCCGGCAAGGCCGGTGAGAAGGACTGGGCGGCGCTCCTCGCCGAGGAGACCTGGCTGCCCGCGAAAGACGCCGTCGAGCTCGGCCTCGCCGACCGTGTCGCCGTCATCCCCGATGCCGGTGAGACCGCCACTGTCGGAGACGACATCGACGACGACGAAGACCTCGTCGAGGACGTCGCGCACCTGCGCGTCGCCGCGACGCTGACCCCGGCCGCGTCCGCGCCCGGAGACCCCCACACAGGAAAGGAGACGGCCGTGGCTTTCAGCACCGACCAGCTCAACACCATGCGAGCCTCCCTGGGGCTCGCGGACGACGCGGACGAGACGGCCATCCTCGCGGCCGTCGCAGCCCGCCGGGCACCCGCTGTTCCCGAGGGCGTCGAGATGATCGACGCCACCGCACTCGACGAGCTCCGCGCCCAGGCGCGCGCCGGCGTCGAGGCACGCGAGCAGCAGATCACCGAGCAGCGTGAGCGGCTCGTGGACGGCGCCATCGCGAAGGGTAAGTTCGCGGCCGCGCGCCGCGACCACTTCCTCGCCCTCCACAAGGCCGACCCCGAGGGCACCACGGCCATCATCAACTCCCTCGCGGAGAACACCATCCCCGTCGCCGAGCTCGGGTTCGACGCCGACGGCGAGACCGTCAAGGCGTCCGAGGACGTCGCCTACGCTGCCGCGGCCTCCCGGCTCGGCATCACGATCGGAGCCTGA